Within bacterium HR17, the genomic segment GTGTCTCATCCCACGCCTGCAAGGGCGTTGGCGCTACCACCTCCTTTTGCGCAGCCGTGACCGCAAGTTGCTGCACCGCGTCATTGACAAAGCGTTAGCCCTTTTAGACCCCGAAACCCGTTCCGCCCTCACCCTTGACATCGCCCCACTCCAACTCACCTGAACAGCCCTCTTCCCTCAACGCCCGCTTAACTTGGTAGTCTTTGTGCAAGAGGGCATAGTTGCCTCGTCCCATGCTGCCGGGGATGTCTCGGGACGCCCCCCTTCGAGGGCGCGCCCGTTTGGTCAGCGATATGAGCGGGCAATGGCAATGAGGTTGCGAGGTGCACACCAAAAAGGCGTGACGAAAACGATATCAGCGGACGCATGTCAGGTGCCCTCTCGGGCGTCCCAGCAGTGTTCATCGGTGAGTTCGGTGAGCCACTGTTTTGCTAATGCGTAAAGGCGGCGCTGGCGGTATAAGGCGGCTCGGTAGCGTTCATGGCGGCGTGGGTCGGGGTCAACGGTTTCGCCCCATCGCACAGGCACATCGGTCAAATTGCCCACGATACCCAACGCCTCCAACGCCATCAACGCAGCGCCCCGCGCTGACGCTTCGGGTTCAAGGCAAAGGGTGATGGGCTGCCCCAACGCATCGGCGAACATTTGTGTCCACAGCCGCGACCGCACTAACGCGCCACCGGTGGCAATGATGTGCCGCATGCGGGGCACCGCTTGTTTGACCAACGCGTGAATGAGCGCCATCCGCAACGCAACGGCTTCCATGAACGCGCGTAAAAGGTGCAACGGTGTGTGATGCAAACGAACTCCAACGATGGCGCTGGGCACGCTGGCGTCCCACTCGGGCGCCCGTTCGCCTAGCAAGAAGGGCAAAATCGTCAAGCCGTGTTCGTCAGGACTCATCGCCGCCAATTGCGTCTCCCAATCGCCGGGCAAATGCAGCGTTTCTGCCAGCCATTGAAACACGACCCCGCCATTGCTTTGTGCCCCACCGATAAGATGTCGCTGAAGGTCAGCGCGGTAGTGCCATAAGCCAAACGGCGGTTGGGCGTTAGCGTCCGTCGTCATCACCCGCATCACCGCAGTCGTCCCGACCATCAGCGCTGCCACATCGGGCGTGATCGCGCCGCTGCCGATGTTGCTACACGCCCCATCGCCTAACGCAGGAAACCAAGCGGCAGCAAGCAGGGGACGGGGGACAAAAGGCGCGGGACGGGCAATAGCCAACGGCTCAAAGTTGACGAGGGGCGCAAGGCAGTCGCGCAGGATGCCGATTGCCCTCAAGGTTTCGTCGTCCCAATCGGCAGCGGCGTGGTTGAACAACCCGGTGCCCGACGCCATTGAAATGGAGCAAGCCGTTGTGCCCAAAAGGCGCCGGTGCAGGTATTCGCCGAAACTGAGCCAACAGTGGACGCGCCGCGCGATGTCAGGAAAATGACGCCGAAACCAAAGCAACTTGGCGGGCAAAAAGTTGGTGTGCAAAAAGCAACCCGTGCGGGCGTGGTAAGCGTGTTCGTCCATTTGACGCTTGAGTTCGTCAGCTTCGTTCACGCAACGGCTGTCTGCCCACAGCAAAAAGGGGGTGATGGCGTTGCCGCTTTTGTCCACGCCCAAGACGCTGTGCCAAACGGTGCAGGTGGCGACGGCAGCGATGCGCGCGGCGTTCGCACCCAGTTGCGCCACGACACCGTTGATGGCTTGCACCGTTTGGTGGAGCAGTTCGTCGGCGTCCAAAAACGCCCCGCCGTCGGGTGTCGTCTGGGGCTCGTAACTCACCTGCACCCCGATGTCGGGCAGCATTTGCCCTTGCGCGTCAAAGACCAACGCCCGCAGCGACGAAGTGCCGATGTCCACGCTGAGCACGAACGGCGGCTGCATCCCGCTCACTCCCGCAGCACGAAGATTTTCACCGTCGGGTTGACATAGCGCATATCGTGGGGCAGGGGTTTGACGAACCAGCGGAAAGGGATGTCCAATAGCGGCAGCGTCGGGTCTTTGCGGAAAGTGACGGAACGGTAACGGTGGAGCCACCGGTAAAGCAACTGTGAATCGCGCAAGCGCAATCGTAAGCGGTCACCGTATTCGTAGTCGCTGGCAATGAACAAATGCGGGTGGGCGCTGATCAGCGTCGCCACATCGTCGCCGACGAAAAGGAAGCGGAGCGGAGCAATGGATTGCCACGCCCAAAAGGCGGCTTCCGTTTTTTTGCCGCCGTTGAAGGGGCAAATGGGTGGCGTGTAAAACCAAGGCAAATCGTGCATGGCGACGGTCAGCGTTTCCGTGCCCGCTAACCGTTCGGGCGAACGAGTGCGCCAGCGCTCGGCGAACGCCGTAAACCACTGAGCGGCGGCATCGCGCGGGTCAGGCGGCGTGAACAGGTGCGTGACGGCAACGCCGCAGAGTGCGGTGTAACCGACGGCAGCAACGATGGCGCATCGCCAAGCAGCCCGCGCGATGGGAGTCACCACGCCCCTGCGTTGCGCCATCAGCGTCCAACACACCCCTGCCCACAGCGCCATCAGGGGTAACAAGGGCATCAAGTAGCGGGCGAACCGCACTTGCGCAAAGCCTAACGGCACGAAATAGCAAAGGGCGAAGGCTATGGTGGTGACCGCCGTGCGGCGCACCAACGCGTCGGCGCGATCGCTTGCGCGCGCGATGGCACTGACGCCGCCGAGGAACGCCAACGCGATCGCGGGGATGCCCGTTGCGGCGGGTAAGTTAACGCTCAAGTGGAACCAATGCCCGTTGCCCGTGTCGGCGAAGACATAACCGTGCCCGATGCGGCTGTGGACAAAAGTCTCCCAGTAAAAGTCACGCCAAAACTCGTGGAACGAGAGCGCTGCGTAAGGACAACCGAGCAAAAAGCCCGCCAACATCACGACTGTCAGCATCGTCAAGCGCTGGGCTTTCTGCCGCAGCGGCACTCGCCATGTCCAAAGCAACGCCAGCGTCAGCCACAGCGCGGGAGCGACGGAATACTTGACGGCGGTCGCCAACCCTGCCCAAAATGCCGCCCATAGCATGCGCCGCTCGCTGCCATCAGCCGTGGCTGCCACGAACAGCGCCAAAGTTGTCAGCAAAGTTAGCGGCACATCTACCGTCGCAAAGTGGCTGTGCTGAACATGCAACGGAAAAACGGCAAGCAGTGTGGCGGCGATGACGGCAGCGGTTATGCCATAAAGGCGGCGCGCCCACGCGAACACAAGCAGCACAGTCGCGACCCCGCAAGCGACGGTCAAACTGCGCGCCAGCAAATGCACTTTAGCCAATTCGGTCGTGGCGGTCGCCGATGCCGCCACACCCAACCAACCCGCTTGCCCTAACGCCCGCAGCAAGGGCGTCAAATCCAGCCAACCGTAGCCTTCGGCGAAAAGCCGCGCAAAATAGACGGCGTAGAGGAACAGGCTGCCGTAGTTGAAAAAGTGTGGGTTGAGGTCGCCCGTAAACAGGTTCATCGTCAGCACCGGCACGATGACCGTGATTTCGTCGGGATGGTAAGAGTGGACACGCTGCGGGTTGGGTAAGCCCCATGCCAACCCGTAAAGGCGTAACGCTGCCGAGGTGGCTGCGAGAAGCAGCAGCCACATAGCACTCTGCAACCGTTCAGCGCGCGTTTGTTGTGTGGCGCTTGTTGCGGGCACGGTTTGCACTGCCATCGCATTCACTCGCCCCGTTGCGATGCGGGTTGCAACACGAACGCCCACCCTTCCTGCAGCAGCGGTTCGGGGATGGGTTCGTTGGTGACGGTGATTTCACCGATGCGTTTGGGCAAGGCGAAACGGAGGACGCTGCCCCGCCGCTTTTTGTCGCGCCACATCGCTGCCATCAACCCGTCCACGCTGACCGTCGGCGCACCAGGCAATTCGGTGAGGCGTGTGGGCAACCCCAAGCGGCGCAACACCTGAGTTTGGCGCTCCAGCACTTCACGGTCACACAAATTCAACCGCCACGCGAGGTAGGCTTCGGCTGTCATGCCGATGGCAACGGCTTCACCGTGCAGCAGCGCAAAATGTGTCGCCGCTTCCAGCGCATGGGCGAAAGTGTGCCCGTAGTTGAGCACCATGCGCAACCCCGTCTCTTCGCGTTCGTCCGCTGCGACGACTGAGGCTTTGATGGCAGCGGAACGAACGACGATCGCCCGCAGCGTCGTCGGGTGGCGGCGCAGAATCAACGGCGCTTGTTCGTCCAAATAGTTGAGCAACATGGGGTCGGCGATAACGCCATATTTGACGACTTCCGCGAGACCTGCGATGAAAGCGCGGTCGGACATCGTGCGTAAAGTTGCCAAGTCGCTGACGACCAAGCGGGGCTGGTGAAATGCGCCGACGAGGTTTTTCGCTTGCGGCAAGTCAACGGCGGTTTTGCCCCCGATAGCGCTGTCCACCATCGCCAGCAAAGTCGTCGGCACCTGGACGCAAGCGACGCCCCGCATATAAGTCGCCGCCACAAACCCGACCAGATCGCCGACGACGCCGCCGCCAACGGCATATACTGTTCCGCTGCGCGGCAGCGCCAGTTCGGCAAGCCACTGCCACAAGCGGACGGCGTGCTCTATGCTCTTGCTCGTTTCGCCTGACGGCACCGTCGTCCCATGCGTGTCGCCGAGGCGCTGCAACCGTTCGCAGGCGTGTTTGCCCCATTCGGCGACGCTTTCGTCAGCGATGACGGCGAACGGGGGCGAAAGGTTTGCGGCGGCGGTCAAAAGGTCCAACCGCGCAATCAGGTCGTCGCCGACGACGACGGGGTAACTGCGCTCGTCCAAATCAACGGTGACGGCGTCGTCATCGTCGTTTAACGCCCGCGCCCATGCGCTAATGTGGTCGGCGATTTGTTCGGGTGTTTTGCGCCCGCATGCGACGATGAATTGCGCCTGCGTGTAAAATCGCTCCCGCTGCGTCAGCAGGGCAGCGATGCGGAAGTAGCGGTCAGAAAAACCTTGCAGCAGCGGTCGGTCGGTGGCGGTCGCCAGCCGTTCGTAAAGCACTTCAACGGGCACGCGCAGGTAAAAGTTGAGGGCGTTAAGGCGTAGCAACGCCAAGTTTTCGGGGACGGTCGGCATTCCGCCACCCGTCGCGAGGACGAGGCGGCGGCGTTGCAACAGTTCGGCGAGCACTTGCGCCTCCATGCGGCGGAAAGCGGCTTCGCCGTCCTCGGCAAAAATTTGCGGGATGGGTTTACCACAGCGCCGTGCGATCAGTTCGTCGGTATCCACGAAGTCGTAACCGAGCCGTTGCGCCAAGGTTTTGCCGACGCTCGTTTTCCCGCTGCCCATGAAACCCCAGAGGGCGATGGGTTTAGTGACCATAGCGTTTTCACCTTGTGCCCATTTTGGGGTGGGGGCGCAGCCCTCTTGTCTCCCCGGCAAAACGCCTTTGTCCGTCACGGACGGTGCGGCGTAAGGTCAACGGGTGCGGGGAAGCGGGCGACGCCCGCGCCGAACTCGTAAACCATTCGCCCGCCTAAATAGGCGGTGAAAAAGAGGACGAGGCTGCCCAAGAAGGCGAACGCCAGCCACAAAGGGCGCCACCGCTCCGTGTCGGGACGCTCCAAGTAAATGCGCCCCAAAAGCAACCCGCTCCATAGCGCCGCCGCCGCATAAGCCATCTTGGCGTGTAACTGCAACAGTTCCAACCCGCGCGAGTCGCGTATCGTTTGTGACGCGTGCTCTTGCGCCAAATAGCCTGTTAAAACGGCGAACCACGCTGCGGTGACGCCGATGGTCAACAGCCACAGCGCTGCTTTGCGCAATTCGTTGCGCTGCCCGAAATGACCGATGGTTTCCAGCACAAACACCATCGGCAACAAGGCGATCGGAAAATGCACGACGGCGGGATGAACGGGCACCAACGCAGCCTCACCTCCGTCGCGGTGGTTTCTTTGCCGTGCTTGGGCGTCGCGCATTTTGGCGAACACATTCGCCGTCGCGGTGCCTTCATTGTGCCACCCGTCGGGCGAAGGCTTGCAGGACTTCTTTAGCGATGGGCACGGCGACTTCCCCGCCATGCCCCGCTTCTTCCACCATAACGCAAAGGGCGATGCGTGGGTCATCGGCAGGAGCAAAGGCGATAAACCACGCATGCGTTTTGCGTCCTTTGCGGTGTTCGGATGACCCCGTCTTGCCCGCGACGCGGAGGGGCAAATCCCGCAAGCGCCCTGCCGTTCCCCCGGACCCGTAAACGGCGGCGAGCATGCCCTGTTTGACCGTCGCCCACAACGAGAGCGGTGCGTTGATTCGGTGCAGGACTTGGGGAGCGGTGCGGGCGATCAAACGCCCTTCAGCGTCGCGCCGTTCTTTGAGCAAATGGGGGCGCATCACGACCCCGTCGTTTGCGACGGCGCAGGCGACCAACGCCATTTGCAGCGGTGTGGCTGCGACATAACCTTGCCCGATCGCCATGTTGGCGGTGTCGCCACCAAACCAGCGTTCGTGGTAACGGTGGCGCTTC encodes:
- the xylB_2 gene encoding Xylulose kinase, whose protein sequence is MQPPFVLSVDIGTSSLRALVFDAQGQMLPDIGVQVSYEPQTTPDGGAFLDADELLHQTVQAINGVVAQLGANAARIAAVATCTVWHSVLGVDKSGNAITPFLLWADSRCVNEADELKRQMDEHAYHARTGCFLHTNFLPAKLLWFRRHFPDIARRVHCWLSFGEYLHRRLLGTTACSISMASGTGLFNHAAADWDDETLRAIGILRDCLAPLVNFEPLAIARPAPFVPRPLLAAAWFPALGDGACSNIGSGAITPDVAALMVGTTAVMRVMTTDANAQPPFGLWHYRADLQRHLIGGAQSNGGVVFQWLAETLHLPGDWETQLAAMSPDEHGLTILPFLLGERAPEWDASVPSAIVGVRLHHTPLHLLRAFMEAVALRMALIHALVKQAVPRMRHIIATGGALVRSRLWTQMFADALGQPITLCLEPEASARGAALMALEALGIVGNLTDVPVRWGETVDPDPRRHERYRAALYRQRRLYALAKQWLTELTDEHCWDAREGT
- the aroB gene encoding 3-dehydroquinate synthase, producing the protein MVTKPIALWGFMGSGKTSVGKTLAQRLGYDFVDTDELIARRCGKPIPQIFAEDGEAAFRRMEAQVLAELLQRRRLVLATGGGMPTVPENLALLRLNALNFYLRVPVEVLYERLATATDRPLLQGFSDRYFRIAALLTQRERFYTQAQFIVACGRKTPEQIADHISAWARALNDDDDAVTVDLDERSYPVVVGDDLIARLDLLTAAANLSPPFAVIADESVAEWGKHACERLQRLGDTHGTTVPSGETSKSIEHAVRLWQWLAELALPRSGTVYAVGGGVVGDLVGFVAATYMRGVACVQVPTTLLAMVDSAIGGKTAVDLPQAKNLVGAFHQPRLVVSDLATLRTMSDRAFIAGLAEVVKYGVIADPMLLNYLDEQAPLILRRHPTTLRAIVVRSAAIKASVVAADEREETGLRMVLNYGHTFAHALEAATHFALLHGEAVAIGMTAEAYLAWRLNLCDREVLERQTQVLRRLGLPTRLTELPGAPTVSVDGLMAAMWRDKKRRGSVLRFALPKRIGEITVTNEPIPEPLLQEGWAFVLQPASQRGE